The sequence below is a genomic window from Vibrio spartinae.
GTTTGCGAATGGGCGTATCCTTCTTTTCCAAAAGAGGGGGGTTGGCATTGAGTGGGGCACGTAGCCGGTTGAGTTGTAAAACGCGTAAATCGAGCAGATAACCAGGCTTAAGTTCGCAAGGATCGACATTCTCTGGGTAGCAGGCATTGTCTAGGTTCCATGGGATGACCTTGGTTAATATCGGGCCCATAAGGTTCATGGGCTGTAACCGGTCTATGCTTTTTTGGGGAGAGAAAAAGAAATGGTGGTCAGACTCGCTATAACACCATTCGATCAGCCTTGCGTTTTGCCCAGTATAATCCTCATAGTTAATGAGTGTCGCTTGTGTTCCATCTTCCCGGATTAGGTAGATATCTTGCGAGCGGAGAGTCAGCCGCCCATCTTCATCAATATATGGGGTCAGATCTTTCTGAAGCTCATCAGGTGATAAATCGTTCATCATATGTCCTTTTACTTATAAATAGCCTAACGCTTTCGCGTGTTCCAATGCCTTGACTACTGACTTCCGGCAACTCAGTTTTTCATGAATATCGCTGTTACAAATACTGCTTTTACAAATATCGCCTTCCCGATAAGTCGCTTCCTTGAGCGAAGTAACGATTGAAGCTGGAAGCGCGTGCTGACTGGAATCCAGCAAGGTTTCTATTACTTCGAACAATCGCTGACTCACTGCATCTGGAGAGGAGAAACCTGTAGCACCGGCAAGAAGAGCTAGCTCAATAAGCAGTCCTAGCCATTGCAAAGGAAATGGAAACTCCTTCGACAGTGCTTTCCATATCTGGTTGCTTTTATCGATTAGCGCCTGACAGTGTTGATAATCCCCTTTTTTATAGGCGAGCCAGGCTTTGTTGGCGCAGGCGATAGCAACGTAGTCATCCATTCCGGATTTTTCTGCGTATTCAATGGCCTGAACCAGATACTCTCCCGTTTCCTCTGTTTTTCCCAGCAAGCGATAAAGCACGGTAATGTACGCAAGACAGCGGGTTTTAAGCGTGGCATCCGCTTTTTCGTTGGCAATCTCTAGTGCGTCTATAAGGTGCTTTTCGGCTTCAGGGTACTGTTGACTGAATAAGCAGGTAAACCCCAGGCTAAATAAACAGTGGGTTTGCAGAGGGAAATTGTCGGTGTTAAGTGAGGCGAGGTAAGCATTGTTTGCAAGCGCTACCTGCTGGTGAGATAAGTCGTAACGCGTCTGTCGAAATTCAAACTGCAATTTGGCGTCGTAAAACTGTGCTTTTGACAGCGGGTCATGGAAATCATCGATATGTGGTTCGATTGCTTTTATCACGTCAAGCATCCCTTCCAGCTTATTACGCCAATAGAATACGTAAAGCTTGGCCATCTGTACAGATAGCCATGACATGTGCCAATCCGCACCGGTAACCGTACAACCTTCAAGTAGCTTTTCTGCCAGCTCATACGCCGCTAGCGCTTGTTCGTGCAGATGATGCGTTTCGAGCGACTTGCCGTACTTGACGTATAAACTGGCACCAGTTAGTACCTCTTCAGTTGTGCTTTCCCCACCATCTTTGTTTTCGCCGGTATTGATATTTTCCTTAATGGCTGCCAGATAATGTGCCCGTGCTTCATCATGCTGTGCTAGCCTCACTAGGTTGTCTCCCAGGCCAATACGGGCGGATAATCTTTGCTGATGGATGGTGTTGTCTGGGGATTCACTTTGAGAAAGAGAGAGTGCTTTTTCAAAGTAATGGATGGCATCTTCAACGATGGAAGAGGTGGCAGACTGGTCACCGGCTTTCAGGTAATAGGGAATAGCCTGGTCGGGTGAGCTTGTCTTGGACCATTGCGCACCAATAATCGCTGGCGAATACGCATTGCTTGGTCGCCCTTGTTCCATCGCAACCGCTACTTGCCGATGAATTGTTTTCTGCGTGGTTGCGCTCTCATAGACGGCATCGCGGATCAGGGCGTGCTTGAACTGGTATTTGTTCCCATCAACGCTACGCTGCTTGAATATAATGTTGGTGCGTTGAAGCTCCTCAAGGTCGGTTTGCAACTGGCTCGCGTCTTTTTCGGACGCCTCAAGGAGGAGATTTTCGCTAAATGTTCGCCCGATAGCCGCAGCAAGCTGAGCCGTATCTTTGGCAAAAACCAGGCTGTCGAGTTTTTGTTGCAATGACTCTCGCAAGTTCTCTGGAACATGAGATTCAGGCTCAGATACGACGAAGTCGATGAGGCCATTTATTTTTTCTACCAAGCCATTTTTTTGCGCATAGCCAACCAGTTCTTCGAGGAAGAGTGGATTACCGTCGCTGCGCAGAGTGAATAACTGTTCAACTCTTTCGCTCACCGGTTGATTGTCAAAGAGGTGCTGTATCAGCTCTCGGCAGTGACTATCAGGGAGGGATGAAAGTGTCGTCTCAAGATAGTCATCGCGGCTTGGCTTCACAGGTAGCGGTGATCTTGATGTACTTAACCAGATGGGATTGTTTGCTGAGTAAGTCGGGGTCTCAACAAAATAGCGGATAAAGTCAAGGGTTGTGGGATCGGCCCAATGGAGATCTTCACAAACAATCAGGCATGATATCCGGCCTGTTTCGCTTTCTGCATCGTTAGCTATCAGGCACAGGAGGTGAGCGAGGGACTGAAAAAGCA
It includes:
- a CDS encoding protein kinase domain-containing protein is translated as MNSKLVTNGTLETTFVSSNYTLIEKVGEGGFGQVYKAVQASTQKVVAIKFLSPSGAESTIKRQRSIARFNRECDLVRRLNHPNIVSLVDKGQQGDSLLYAVYEYIDGITLKDYLASQGPLPPPEAAEIMACVLDALAHAHEQGIIHRDIKPANIMLFDVGAKKHVKILDFGISTIKSEANHKEFQTLTLSHETLGTPKYSAPEQLRGEPSLPQTDIYVWGLVFMECLTGTATIKGSSAASVFYHQLSAANIPLGLLAGHHSAPFFRRILHKKPLERPGNTVELYRDFRRINFSDLVPPSPPPATSGNEQRPQESLTQENTVSSTYSRFTERRQISVLCIIISQQRTSLVDSASENQDIAEMLLSDQNHQCVDIALRYGATHVGSVGDTNLFYFGYPTASDNDSRLCARAAFDIWNNLHNKREQLLERHNISLELKIGITTGTMRSIDGAIPEGRVTNNAMFLAREAKKNEIACSAQFKDVLSNQLLFEPKAESNHSSSPQYYLLKGERLSEAFGFLRNVKTYGEIFGRQQILDELLILDRPSCPYRLFHIHGEAGIGKSRLLLALKEETKNTNLFTLQCLPEYQTSALYPLLNLISTLYQLNEKLADQRLSHILSKLPLPSIERERCSAILWAWLQPYAMLSMQDEEEYQQLIAGISLKQQKALLFQSLAHLLCLIANDAESETGRISCLIVCEDLHWADPTTLDFIRYFVETPTYSANNPIWLSTSRSPLPVKPSRDDYLETTLSSLPDSHCRELIQHLFDNQPVSERVEQLFTLRSDGNPLFLEELVGYAQKNGLVEKINGLIDFVVSEPESHVPENLRESLQQKLDSLVFAKDTAQLAAAIGRTFSENLLLEASEKDASQLQTDLEELQRTNIIFKQRSVDGNKYQFKHALIRDAVYESATTQKTIHRQVAVAMEQGRPSNAYSPAIIGAQWSKTSSPDQAIPYYLKAGDQSATSSIVEDAIHYFEKALSLSQSESPDNTIHQQRLSARIGLGDNLVRLAQHDEARAHYLAAIKENINTGENKDGGESTTEEVLTGASLYVKYGKSLETHHLHEQALAAYELAEKLLEGCTVTGADWHMSWLSVQMAKLYVFYWRNKLEGMLDVIKAIEPHIDDFHDPLSKAQFYDAKLQFEFRQTRYDLSHQQVALANNAYLASLNTDNFPLQTHCLFSLGFTCLFSQQYPEAEKHLIDALEIANEKADATLKTRCLAYITVLYRLLGKTEETGEYLVQAIEYAEKSGMDDYVAIACANKAWLAYKKGDYQHCQALIDKSNQIWKALSKEFPFPLQWLGLLIELALLAGATGFSSPDAVSQRLFEVIETLLDSSQHALPASIVTSLKEATYREGDICKSSICNSDIHEKLSCRKSVVKALEHAKALGYL